In Phaeobacter gallaeciensis DSM 26640, a genomic segment contains:
- a CDS encoding ester cyclase — MLNRWFQGLWVNGDTTVLDELFAEDTEAVGLIPDIAMKKPEFVVLAEAVRELCTDIQVEISHAVEAGDWIAVRIQVEAVSIMHNRPFQVSGHIMARASEGKFIEMISQFDFLTLFENLGQMPENTLPVCLTGQQLVWASTALES, encoded by the coding sequence ATGTTGAATCGCTGGTTTCAGGGCCTCTGGGTGAATGGTGATACGACTGTTCTTGACGAGTTATTTGCAGAGGATACCGAAGCAGTCGGCCTGATCCCGGACATCGCGATGAAAAAGCCGGAATTTGTTGTTCTGGCTGAGGCCGTGCGCGAACTCTGCACCGATATCCAAGTCGAGATCAGCCATGCGGTCGAGGCAGGAGACTGGATTGCCGTACGCATCCAGGTAGAGGCCGTCAGCATAATGCATAACCGGCCCTTCCAGGTGTCCGGGCATATCATGGCGCGCGCTTCTGAGGGAAAGTTCATCGAAATGATCAGTCAGTTCGACTTTCTCACACTTTTTGAGAACCTCGGCCAGATGCCTGAGAACACCCTGCCCGTCTGCCTGACAGGTCAGCAACTGGTCTGGGCTTCAACCGCGTTGGAGTCTTGA
- a CDS encoding helix-turn-helix domain-containing protein: MIFIPIEFMFSAQMMFLFIHVVRNDDTANKNKPFLLLIVLSAIQSFLLGLRWGYDVEATSYIVPVLATLIPALVYAGVLNVIERDRWPMAQRLAVYYMPTVLVIGLTFLWREAVDIVVVITFLAYAVVILRLLLPGTDALGITPLDGADSTYRAIFFAALSLLSFALIDTILFLSFFWQHVEHVPSVILFANFAALVMLGLAATLASTSKTPPSETPQPRRLEEEELSGSATIQRIEELMNDDHVYRDANLNLERLARKALIPSRQISQAINRSVGMNVSQYVNGYRIAEACDLLQATRRSVTDIMFDVGFQTKSNFNREFRRVTGMTPQAWRTKYTPAEDGGSIVADADSVPL; encoded by the coding sequence ATGATATTCATACCAATCGAATTTATGTTCTCAGCACAGATGATGTTCCTGTTCATTCATGTTGTCAGAAACGACGACACCGCAAACAAGAACAAGCCGTTTCTGCTGCTCATCGTGCTGAGCGCGATCCAGTCCTTCTTGCTGGGGCTGCGCTGGGGGTATGATGTTGAGGCGACGTCTTACATCGTGCCGGTGCTTGCAACCTTAATACCGGCTCTGGTCTATGCAGGGGTTCTGAACGTGATCGAACGTGACCGCTGGCCGATGGCGCAGCGGCTGGCGGTCTATTATATGCCGACCGTGCTGGTGATCGGGCTGACATTTCTCTGGCGCGAGGCGGTGGATATTGTCGTTGTCATTACATTCCTCGCCTATGCGGTGGTTATTCTGCGCCTGCTTTTGCCTGGTACGGACGCTTTGGGGATCACGCCTCTGGACGGGGCCGATTCCACCTATCGGGCGATTTTTTTCGCGGCTCTGTCGCTGCTGTCCTTTGCCCTGATCGACACCATTTTGTTCCTCAGCTTCTTCTGGCAGCATGTCGAACATGTGCCCTCGGTGATCCTGTTTGCGAATTTTGCAGCACTGGTGATGCTGGGCCTGGCAGCCACCCTTGCCAGCACCAGTAAAACGCCGCCCTCGGAAACGCCGCAGCCGCGTCGGCTGGAAGAGGAAGAGCTGAGCGGATCCGCCACGATCCAGAGGATTGAGGAGCTGATGAATGACGACCATGTCTACCGAGATGCAAACCTCAATCTCGAACGGCTGGCGCGCAAGGCACTTATCCCATCCCGACAGATCTCGCAGGCGATCAACCGTTCGGTCGGAATGAATGTCTCCCAATACGTCAACGGCTATCGGATTGCGGAGGCCTGCGACCTGCTTCAGGCGACCCGCCGATCGGTGACGGATATCATGTTCGATGTCGGTTTTCAGACCAAATCCAACTTCAACCGGGAGTTCCGCCGAGTGACTGGCATGACGCCGCAGGCCTGGCGCACGAAATACACGCCGGCTGAGGATGGTGGCTCAATCGTGGCTGACGCGGATAGCGTGCCGCTATGA
- a CDS encoding 4'-phosphopantetheinyl transferase family protein, with the protein MSTHRPGARRSAIRPGEVHLWQGALGRSDISDLDLSLLSHSEHLRLNDLSRPEARVLYAASHVALRRVLATYTGCPGAALIFKTVAGGKPALVDAGGLEFNLSHSDRMWLIAVTRCNPIGVDIEAVRQGRRSDAVARRYFAPEENEALAACSDGSRPAQFAQIWALKEAYVKARGQGLALPLTAFAVRFQAGQATLLRCENETPADWSMSGWTPAPGYRAALAVKSPIDQICHLDL; encoded by the coding sequence GTGAGCACGCATCGCCCCGGTGCCCGGCGATCAGCAATACGGCCCGGTGAGGTTCATCTCTGGCAGGGTGCGTTGGGTCGCAGCGATATCTCGGATCTCGATCTGTCGCTATTGTCCCACAGTGAACATCTGCGCCTGAACGATCTGTCACGGCCTGAGGCGCGCGTGCTCTATGCTGCCTCGCATGTGGCGCTGCGCCGGGTTCTCGCAACCTATACAGGCTGTCCGGGCGCGGCGCTTATCTTCAAGACCGTTGCGGGAGGCAAGCCAGCGCTGGTTGATGCGGGCGGGTTGGAATTCAATCTCTCGCATTCCGACCGGATGTGGTTGATCGCAGTGACCCGGTGCAACCCGATTGGCGTCGATATCGAAGCGGTGCGACAGGGGCGACGGTCAGACGCGGTGGCCCGGCGCTATTTTGCACCTGAGGAAAACGAGGCCCTTGCGGCTTGCTCTGATGGCTCAAGACCGGCGCAGTTCGCCCAGATCTGGGCGCTGAAAGAGGCCTATGTCAAGGCACGCGGGCAGGGGTTGGCTCTACCTCTCACTGCATTTGCGGTCCGCTTTCAGGCCGGGCAGGCGACGCTATTGCGCTGTGAGAACGAAACGCCGGCGGACTGGAGCATGTCCGGCTGGACCCCCGCACCGGGATATCGCGCGGCGCTGGCCGTGAAATCCCCCATCGATCAGATCTGTCATCTTGATTTGTGA
- a CDS encoding acyl-CoA dehydrogenase family protein has protein sequence MFKRSLFEPDHECLRQQVAEFLDAEVVPHHPQWMENRQAPRRIWQQAGEAGLLCRTIPEDHGGHGGDFRQSVVIIEELAKRRLCGLLTFLQSDIVAPYLHRLGNDIQRQEYLPDLCSGRRIGAIALTEPQGGSDLHGLRSTAIRNQDEIILTGEKTHISNGSEADLIIVAARTGPTGCDGASSAGFDMLLVEAGTPGLTRRRINKTGMPALDTGHLTFDNCRVPEGNRLGASGMGFFYLVSFLSIERLVLATYAQAMAETLLRETVRFCATRRTAEGTTLDYQATQFRLADLYSEAATSRSFVDSCIVDHTAGRLDNRNACIAKLRSTELLTAAAAAKLQLSGARGFCDDGSDGSDGPDRATQDVLDSAVQTVWGGSSEVLRNVVGSSLANML, from the coding sequence ATGTTCAAGCGCAGTTTATTTGAACCGGACCATGAATGCCTGCGACAGCAGGTGGCTGAATTTCTGGACGCCGAGGTGGTGCCGCACCACCCGCAATGGATGGAAAATCGGCAGGCCCCCCGCAGAATTTGGCAGCAGGCGGGGGAGGCTGGTCTCTTGTGCCGCACGATCCCGGAGGACCACGGCGGTCACGGAGGCGATTTTCGCCAGTCAGTCGTCATCATAGAAGAGCTGGCCAAGCGGCGGCTCTGCGGGCTCCTCACCTTCCTGCAAAGCGATATTGTTGCCCCCTATCTGCATCGTCTTGGCAATGATATTCAGCGACAGGAGTATCTGCCCGACCTGTGCTCTGGGCGGCGTATCGGGGCCATTGCCCTGACCGAACCGCAAGGGGGATCCGATCTGCACGGGCTGCGCTCCACGGCCATACGGAACCAGGATGAGATCATCCTGACCGGCGAGAAGACGCATATTTCAAACGGTTCGGAAGCGGATTTGATCATTGTCGCCGCCCGCACCGGCCCCACCGGCTGTGATGGTGCATCCTCAGCAGGGTTCGACATGCTGCTGGTGGAGGCAGGAACGCCGGGGTTGACCCGCCGCCGCATCAACAAGACCGGGATGCCTGCCTTGGACACCGGCCATCTGACCTTCGACAACTGCCGCGTACCGGAGGGCAACCGTCTGGGGGCCAGTGGCATGGGATTTTTCTATCTTGTCAGCTTTCTCAGCATCGAACGGCTGGTGCTGGCAACCTATGCACAGGCGATGGCGGAAACGCTGCTTCGCGAAACAGTCCGGTTCTGTGCCACACGCCGCACGGCAGAGGGAACCACGCTGGACTATCAGGCCACGCAGTTCCGGCTGGCCGATCTTTACAGTGAGGCGGCCACCAGCCGGTCCTTTGTCGATAGCTGCATCGTCGATCACACCGCCGGCCGTCTGGACAACCGCAATGCCTGTATTGCCAAGCTTCGCAGCACCGAGCTGCTGACTGCCGCAGCAGCGGCGAAGCTGCAACTGTCCGGTGCCCGAGGTTTTTGCGACGATGGTTCGGATGGTTCGGATGGGCCGGATCGGGCGACACAGGATGTGCTCGACAGTGCGGTCCAAACCGTCTGGGGCGGCAGCAGCGAGGTGCTGCGCAATGTGGTGGGCAGCAGCCTTGCCAATATGCTGTGA
- a CDS encoding LLM class flavin-dependent oxidoreductase encodes MKLYTTAPPSVRFSAGSYLSQIADIARWHEDAGVEGMLIYTDNSLMDPWTVAQATIERTSRFVPLVATQPLYMHPLAAARKLSSLGFLYGRKLALNMVAGGFVRDLKQLGDQADHDPRYDRLTEYSQILMALLHGETVTLSGDYYQVEGLRLEPALDPALMPDLFVSGMSPACQATAATLGATRLSYTKPREQLDQAAVAGKNLGVRFGVIARPNSADAWEEARARFPADRRGQLAHRMAQGTSDSIWHQQISAVAEELEDARSGAYWLFPIKNYKTFCPYIVGSYEEVADYIQSYISLGFETLILDVPTGQEDLAHTMRAFDLCQQPAV; translated from the coding sequence ATGAAACTCTACACCACGGCTCCGCCCTCTGTCCGTTTCAGCGCGGGTAGCTATCTCAGCCAGATCGCTGATATTGCCCGCTGGCACGAAGACGCCGGCGTCGAAGGCATGTTGATCTATACCGACAATTCGCTGATGGACCCCTGGACTGTCGCCCAGGCCACCATCGAACGCACCTCGCGGTTCGTGCCGCTGGTGGCAACGCAGCCGCTCTATATGCATCCGCTCGCGGCGGCGCGCAAACTGTCCTCGCTGGGCTTTCTCTACGGGCGCAAGCTGGCGCTGAATATGGTTGCGGGCGGATTTGTGCGGGATCTGAAACAGCTTGGCGATCAGGCAGATCACGATCCCCGCTATGATCGCCTCACTGAATACAGCCAGATCCTGATGGCGCTTTTGCACGGCGAAACCGTGACGCTGAGCGGCGACTACTATCAGGTCGAAGGGCTGCGGTTGGAGCCCGCTCTGGACCCGGCGCTGATGCCGGACCTGTTTGTGTCCGGCATGTCGCCTGCTTGTCAGGCCACGGCGGCCACGCTAGGTGCCACCCGGCTGAGCTATACGAAACCGCGTGAACAGCTCGATCAGGCGGCGGTTGCGGGCAAGAACCTAGGCGTGCGTTTTGGAGTGATTGCCCGCCCCAACAGCGCCGATGCCTGGGAGGAGGCGCGCGCGCGCTTCCCGGCGGACCGGCGCGGGCAGCTGGCCCATCGCATGGCGCAGGGCACCTCGGATTCAATCTGGCATCAGCAGATTTCAGCAGTGGCCGAAGAACTGGAAGACGCCCGCTCCGGCGCCTATTGGCTGTTCCCGATCAAGAATTACAAAACCTTCTGCCCGTATATTGTCGGCAGCTACGAGGAGGTAGCCGACTATATCCAGAGCTATATCTCGCTCGGGTTTGAAACCCTGATCCTCGACGTGCCAACGGGGCAGGAGGATCTGGCCCATACCATGCGCGCCTTTGATCTGTGCCAGCAGCCAGCAGTCTGA
- a CDS encoding AMP-binding protein: MFETFMTDLRETLLKGADNPALVTSEQVISFADLAAQVEGILQALTEMPPGLSLIVGHKEPACIAAMIACAFSGRAFAFADRATPMDRMQQIAATAEASHILAYGEEVLPEGLPVLMLKDLPARSPRLEIAPHLSEQDTFYVIFTSGSTGTPKGVPISRGNYMALHRWYAPLLGAVRPEGAHVNHASMAFDMGMFDLWPTLSLGRPVQLLNHVNNIMPRNNIRHLTRDAATTPASWASTPSLLQLMCTDPQFSAETLPDLRFFVVGGEMLPGALVQELQQRFPKARIFNGYGPSEATCATHLYPVSAADTLASGPMKIGACVGENRMQIIGPDGQEVGAGEAGELVLSGPQVITHYLPADHPANAALSQPDGVNTYRTGDLARLDAAGHLVLLGRIDRQVKLLGNRIELNEIERIAEGSIWVRKAVCLPQKDATGRVTGLQLFVEPLEGQLCERQALLAHMGKHLAAQVLPRELHFVSQFPVTTNGKLDTQALLAGGGDRAQPDRSMSPAQHPAATAIKEAVK, translated from the coding sequence ATGTTTGAGACATTCATGACAGACCTCCGCGAGACCCTGTTGAAGGGTGCCGATAACCCCGCCTTGGTCACATCGGAACAGGTGATCAGCTTCGCTGACTTGGCCGCGCAGGTGGAGGGGATCTTGCAGGCGCTGACGGAGATGCCGCCGGGCCTGAGCCTGATTGTCGGCCACAAGGAACCGGCCTGTATTGCTGCGATGATCGCCTGCGCGTTCTCGGGCCGTGCCTTTGCCTTTGCGGATCGCGCAACCCCGATGGACCGTATGCAGCAGATCGCCGCCACGGCAGAGGCAAGCCATATTCTCGCCTATGGTGAGGAGGTGCTGCCTGAGGGGCTGCCGGTCCTGATGTTGAAAGACCTACCCGCACGCTCGCCTCGGTTAGAGATCGCCCCGCACCTGTCGGAACAGGACACGTTCTATGTGATCTTCACCTCCGGCAGCACCGGCACACCAAAGGGAGTGCCGATTTCCCGTGGCAACTATATGGCGCTGCACCGCTGGTACGCTCCCTTGCTGGGCGCGGTTCGACCCGAAGGTGCCCATGTCAACCACGCCAGCATGGCCTTTGATATGGGCATGTTCGACCTCTGGCCGACGTTATCACTGGGGCGTCCCGTGCAGCTCCTTAACCATGTGAACAACATCATGCCACGCAACAATATCCGCCATCTGACGCGGGATGCCGCCACCACCCCTGCCTCCTGGGCATCGACGCCATCGCTGTTGCAGCTGATGTGTACCGATCCGCAGTTCAGCGCCGAAACGCTGCCGGATCTGCGGTTCTTTGTAGTGGGGGGCGAGATGTTGCCAGGAGCGCTGGTGCAGGAGCTGCAACAACGCTTTCCCAAGGCCCGGATCTTCAATGGCTACGGCCCGTCGGAGGCAACCTGTGCCACCCATCTCTACCCGGTCAGCGCGGCTGATACACTCGCCTCCGGCCCGATGAAAATCGGCGCCTGTGTCGGGGAAAACCGGATGCAGATCATTGGCCCCGACGGGCAAGAGGTCGGGGCGGGAGAGGCGGGCGAACTGGTGCTCTCTGGCCCGCAGGTCATCACGCATTATCTGCCCGCAGACCATCCCGCAAATGCGGCGCTGAGCCAGCCGGACGGGGTCAATACCTACCGCACCGGTGATCTTGCCCGGCTTGATGCGGCGGGCCATCTGGTGCTGCTCGGGCGGATCGACCGGCAGGTCAAACTTCTGGGCAACCGGATTGAGCTGAACGAGATCGAACGGATCGCCGAAGGCAGCATTTGGGTGCGCAAGGCGGTTTGCCTGCCGCAGAAAGATGCAACCGGTCGCGTGACCGGGCTACAGCTCTTTGTGGAGCCGCTGGAGGGACAGCTCTGTGAACGGCAGGCGCTGCTGGCGCATATGGGCAAACATCTGGCCGCCCAAGTTCTGCCGCGTGAGCTGCATTTTGTGTCGCAGTTTCCGGTCACTACTAATGGCAAACTGGATACGCAGGCGCTCCTGGCAGGGGGCGGGGATCGGGCTCAGCCGGATCGGTCGATGTCACCGGCGCAGCACCCTGCGGCGACAGCCATCAAGGAGGCCGTCAAATGA
- a CDS encoding cytochrome P450 — protein sequence MTQKEIPIFDANSTMFQNIGLLKVAETATRQHGDIVAIRVSETRDLYIAGSPECFHYWRGHQGHFQTDLGDIASNQAITRMLLGDELQDPRWSDIWVLTANRMSAIARDFDGWLETALAEATQTLIRDLPQDGSAVDLRDLCRDWSIRAVCPAIFGADIDVAEIAQGVADVEGFYFAMSTKDASETADHEMMPEFQAARGFLDKAITAALNDSSASDRNLIAQIATVIPPDVSEADRLNLLRPTVGHVITEKLNIGGLSLLWTLVQLAQDPQLAADIATECHGSDPMTLRDAESPLALSTVKEGLRLFPELPFIYRITSEAVPIGDYVIPSGATVVFAPWLVQRDPRFWDNPKRFQGDRFLDEGRHRAHYFPFGVGARIRSRANFMLHQLTLAARAICAAQTFALAPDCPRGNIRPLLRSALIPRGAVPVVFHPRAQADATTGDRALADAAQ from the coding sequence ATGACCCAGAAGGAGATCCCGATCTTCGATGCCAATTCAACCATGTTCCAGAACATCGGCCTGTTGAAAGTGGCAGAGACAGCAACCCGCCAGCACGGCGATATCGTTGCCATCCGCGTCAGCGAGACCCGCGATCTCTATATTGCGGGTAGCCCTGAGTGTTTTCATTACTGGCGTGGCCATCAAGGGCATTTTCAGACAGATCTGGGCGATATTGCCAGCAATCAGGCGATCACCCGCATGTTGCTTGGAGATGAACTTCAGGACCCGCGCTGGAGCGATATCTGGGTGCTCACCGCCAACCGTATGTCGGCCATCGCGCGCGATTTCGACGGTTGGCTCGAAACCGCACTGGCAGAGGCCACGCAAACGCTGATCCGCGACCTTCCACAGGACGGCAGCGCGGTTGACCTGCGCGATCTCTGTCGCGACTGGTCAATCCGCGCCGTCTGCCCGGCCATCTTCGGCGCCGATATCGATGTGGCTGAAATCGCTCAAGGGGTGGCCGATGTCGAAGGTTTCTACTTCGCCATGAGCACCAAAGACGCGTCCGAGACCGCAGATCACGAGATGATGCCGGAATTTCAGGCCGCCCGTGGTTTTCTCGACAAGGCAATCACCGCTGCCCTGAACGACAGTTCCGCATCCGACCGCAATTTGATTGCGCAGATCGCCACGGTCATTCCGCCGGACGTGTCAGAGGCAGACCGGCTCAATCTTCTGCGGCCCACCGTCGGCCATGTGATCACCGAGAAGTTGAACATCGGCGGTCTGAGCCTGCTGTGGACGCTGGTGCAGCTGGCGCAGGATCCGCAGCTGGCCGCAGATATCGCCACTGAATGTCACGGCAGCGATCCAATGACGCTGCGCGATGCCGAGAGCCCGCTGGCCCTCTCCACGGTGAAGGAAGGGCTGCGGCTGTTCCCGGAACTTCCGTTCATCTACCGCATCACCAGCGAGGCGGTCCCGATTGGCGATTACGTGATTCCATCCGGGGCAACCGTTGTTTTTGCACCCTGGCTGGTGCAACGCGATCCGCGGTTCTGGGACAATCCCAAACGCTTCCAGGGGGATCGCTTCTTGGACGAGGGCAGACACCGGGCGCATTATTTCCCCTTTGGGGTCGGCGCGCGCATCCGCTCGCGTGCCAATTTCATGCTGCATCAACTGACGCTGGCCGCGCGTGCCATCTGCGCCGCACAGACATTTGCGCTGGCACCGGACTGTCCGCGCGGCAATATCCGTCCCTTGCTCCGCTCCGCATTGATCCCGCGTGGGGCGGTGCCGGTGGTGTTCCACCCTCGTGCGCAGGCAGACGCAACCACCGGGGATCGCGCCCTTGCTGACGCCGCCCAATGA
- a CDS encoding AMP-binding protein, whose amino-acid sequence MTRPAGDLADSISAHVRLREIFAAFEGDTRPAYCTPETELSFAALFDHASALAYQLQQHGDSLRRPVLIYGHKDIRYPVAYWACLLAGRALIPVEPETPVARIRQIAETCGARLLLGAGLLSGEITDALKGAQLACLPVPDPSSPCAQITPDPSEAPVITDQDLAYLMFSSGTLGQPKGIGITYANLVDFIDWLDVLYPSAMPMTAVSGVIRHCFDVSLFELWMSWTRRRPLVALDHAEFANSTTYLERLAEHEVSLWVSTPSITRLFLKNRRFNGDQLPHLRNFVFCGEVLTKKIAAALFDRFPGCRITNTYGPTECTVAVTSVDITDEHIQSERDLPIGAPRPGTRLERGIAQAGQPGGELLIRGASVGAGYVGLPEKTRAAFPEPALYRTGDRGYLAPDGLWHFVGRIDREVKIQGVRVNLNDIETHLRNLPGVEDAVVEAQMLRGVPHALSAYVLGPRQLTGLTDLAARLTAELPPYLVPRYWYADFPAGLNQNSKFDRSKLANAAADARLRHIHMPSSVAQISQEEPA is encoded by the coding sequence ATGACCCGACCTGCCGGCGATCTGGCCGACAGCATCAGCGCACACGTACGGCTGCGAGAGATCTTTGCCGCTTTTGAGGGCGACACCCGCCCGGCCTATTGCACGCCCGAAACTGAGCTGAGCTTTGCGGCCCTGTTCGATCATGCCAGTGCGTTGGCGTATCAGTTGCAGCAGCACGGCGACAGTCTGCGCAGGCCGGTGCTGATCTATGGGCACAAGGATATCCGCTACCCGGTGGCCTATTGGGCCTGTCTGCTGGCTGGGCGCGCCCTGATCCCGGTGGAGCCGGAAACGCCGGTGGCGCGGATCCGCCAGATTGCGGAAACCTGCGGGGCGAGGCTGCTGCTCGGCGCAGGTCTGCTGAGTGGGGAAATCACCGACGCGCTGAAGGGTGCACAACTCGCCTGCCTGCCGGTTCCCGATCCATCCAGCCCCTGTGCGCAGATCACGCCCGATCCCTCCGAAGCCCCGGTGATCACAGATCAGGACCTGGCCTATCTGATGTTTTCATCCGGCACGCTGGGCCAGCCCAAGGGTATTGGCATCACCTATGCTAATCTCGTCGATTTTATCGACTGGCTTGATGTGCTCTACCCGTCCGCGATGCCGATGACCGCTGTGTCTGGCGTGATCCGCCATTGCTTTGATGTGTCGTTGTTTGAATTGTGGATGTCCTGGACACGCCGCCGCCCTCTGGTGGCGCTTGATCATGCCGAGTTTGCCAATTCGACCACCTACCTTGAGCGTTTGGCTGAGCATGAGGTGAGCCTCTGGGTTTCGACCCCCTCGATCACACGGCTGTTTCTCAAGAACCGGCGCTTCAACGGGGATCAGCTGCCGCATCTGCGCAACTTCGTATTCTGCGGCGAGGTCTTGACCAAGAAAATCGCGGCAGCCTTGTTTGACCGGTTCCCGGGCTGCCGGATCACCAACACCTACGGGCCGACCGAATGCACCGTTGCGGTGACATCCGTCGACATCACCGATGAACATATACAGTCGGAGCGGGATCTGCCCATCGGCGCGCCGCGCCCGGGGACCCGGTTGGAGCGCGGGATTGCGCAGGCCGGGCAGCCGGGAGGTGAACTATTGATCCGTGGTGCCAGCGTGGGGGCCGGTTATGTTGGCCTGCCGGAGAAGACCAGGGCGGCTTTTCCTGAACCTGCCCTCTATCGCACCGGGGATCGCGGCTATCTGGCCCCTGACGGGCTGTGGCATTTCGTCGGGCGCATTGACCGCGAGGTGAAAATTCAGGGCGTCCGTGTCAACCTCAATGACATCGAAACCCATCTGCGCAACCTACCGGGGGTCGAAGACGCGGTGGTCGAGGCGCAGATGCTTCGTGGGGTGCCGCATGCCTTGTCGGCCTATGTTCTGGGCCCCCGCCAGCTTACCGGTCTTACGGATCTGGCGGCGCGGCTGACGGCTGAGCTACCGCCCTATCTGGTGCCGCGCTACTGGTACGCCGATTTCCCGGCAGGCCTGAACCAGAATTCCAAATTTGATCGCTCGAAACTGGCGAATGCAGCGGCCGACGCCCGTCTGCGCCATATCCATATGCCATCAAGCGTCGCCCAGATATCCCAGGAGGAACCCGCATGA
- a CDS encoding acyl carrier protein: MQNIEQIITDALIELLDMPDNSQISTDSRLQEDLGVDSGLLLELFMAVEESLPQAVLDPAVMKPDDITTVGSFVGMVRDSMVEEATA, from the coding sequence ATGCAAAATATCGAACAGATCATTACCGACGCGCTTATCGAGCTGCTGGATATGCCCGATAACAGCCAGATCTCCACCGACAGCCGCCTGCAAGAGGATCTTGGCGTCGACAGTGGCCTGCTTCTGGAGCTGTTCATGGCGGTGGAGGAAAGCCTGCCTCAGGCGGTGCTCGATCCGGCGGTGATGAAGCCGGATGACATCACCACGGTTGGCAGCTTTGTCGGGATGGTCCGCGACAGCATGGTCGAGGAGGCCACGGCATGA
- a CDS encoding class I adenylate-forming enzyme family protein — translation MLSRHNLLTSFLEQAVVTHPQSTAVEDASGQLSYAKLRDRALRVAQLLKQQGVARGDHVVLCMGNSIGFCAAFWGTLYAGAVAVPLNTDTKLPKLAFVLADCAATAVIQDTDQTEKTAAARQQAKSDAALISTGAETAFADALQGAGELGAGTAQPATVLDQDLAAIIYTSGSTGHPKGVMLSHLNMTSAARSVAEYLGYRASDRIFCAIPMTFDYGLHQLTMAALTGACLLVEPSFARPLFALQRLAKSAATVFPVVPTMVPLIAPLAARYDFSSVRCISSTAAALHAPFIDQLEAIFPNATVFSMYGLTECHRCTYLDPGELTRRRTSVGKAIPNTELWVVDAEGTPHRRNATGELVIRGATVMKGYLNNPEKTAEKLRSGPMPGEQVLYTGDTCRLDEDGFVYFISRSDDILKVAGEKVAPSEVETALIAHPDVGEVCALGVEHPVYGQQCCAVVSGPALNSKEVAQALKAWCAERLEAHVVPARILVVEALARNGNGKIDRHQLRDWLEADLPPARSSLRAPSPEADPLPS, via the coding sequence ATGCTCTCTCGGCATAATCTATTGACCAGTTTCCTTGAACAAGCCGTCGTGACCCACCCGCAATCGACCGCGGTTGAAGACGCCAGCGGCCAGCTCAGCTATGCTAAGCTGCGCGACCGTGCCCTGCGGGTGGCACAGCTGCTGAAACAGCAGGGGGTTGCGCGGGGTGATCATGTTGTTCTGTGTATGGGCAATTCGATCGGGTTCTGCGCCGCCTTCTGGGGCACGCTTTATGCGGGCGCGGTTGCCGTGCCCCTCAATACCGATACCAAACTCCCCAAATTGGCCTTCGTGCTTGCGGATTGCGCTGCGACCGCTGTCATCCAGGACACGGATCAGACAGAGAAAACCGCTGCCGCCCGGCAACAGGCAAAGAGCGACGCAGCCCTGATCAGCACAGGTGCCGAAACAGCCTTTGCAGATGCTTTGCAAGGGGCGGGGGAGCTTGGAGCGGGCACAGCCCAGCCTGCGACGGTACTGGATCAGGATCTGGCGGCGATCATCTATACATCCGGCTCCACGGGACATCCAAAAGGGGTGATGCTGTCGCATCTCAATATGACCAGCGCTGCGCGCTCGGTTGCCGAATACCTCGGCTATCGCGCCTCCGACCGCATTTTCTGCGCCATTCCCATGACCTTCGATTATGGGCTGCATCAACTGACCATGGCCGCGCTTACCGGGGCCTGTCTGCTGGTTGAACCCTCCTTTGCACGACCGCTCTTTGCCCTGCAACGATTGGCCAAAAGTGCGGCAACCGTCTTCCCCGTGGTGCCAACCATGGTGCCGCTGATCGCGCCTCTTGCCGCGCGCTATGACTTCTCCTCCGTCCGCTGCATTTCCAGCACAGCCGCAGCCCTCCACGCGCCCTTCATTGATCAGCTCGAAGCGATTTTTCCGAATGCGACGGTATTTTCCATGTATGGGCTCACTGAATGTCACCGCTGCACTTATCTTGATCCGGGAGAGCTGACACGCCGCCGCACCAGTGTCGGCAAGGCAATTCCCAATACCGAACTTTGGGTGGTGGACGCAGAAGGCACGCCGCATCGGCGCAATGCCACTGGAGAGTTGGTCATTCGCGGGGCAACCGTGATGAAGGGCTATCTGAACAATCCTGAGAAAACCGCAGAGAAGCTGCGCTCGGGTCCGATGCCGGGGGAGCAGGTTCTTTATACCGGGGATACCTGTCGCCTGGATGAGGACGGTTTTGTCTATTTCATCAGCCGCTCTGACGACATTCTGAAGGTGGCCGGTGAAAAGGTCGCGCCGAGCGAGGTCGAAACCGCACTGATCGCGCACCCGGATGTTGGCGAAGTCTGCGCGCTGGGCGTTGAACACCCGGTTTATGGCCAGCAATGCTGTGCCGTGGTGAGCGGCCCTGCGCTCAACAGTAAAGAAGTGGCGCAGGCGCTCAAAGCCTGGTGCGCCGAGCGGCTGGAAGCCCATGTGGTGCCCGCCCGTATTCTGGTGGTGGAGGCGCTGGCGCGCAACGGCAATGGCAAGATTGACCGCCACCAGCTCCGTGATTGGCTCGAAGCGGATCTGCCGCCCGCAAGGTCATCACTGCGCGCGCCATCGCCAGAGGCGGATCCGCTGCCTTCCTGA